A stretch of the Notamacropus eugenii isolate mMacEug1 chromosome 2, mMacEug1.pri_v2, whole genome shotgun sequence genome encodes the following:
- the PRG4 gene encoding proteoglycan 4 isoform X2 gives MEWKVLPIHLLVFCLFLIQVSSQDLPSCAGRCGEGYTRDAACNCDYNCQYYMECCPDYKKVCTVELSCKGRCFESFARGRECDCDAACKKYGKCCSDYEDFCEEVHNPTIRPPSPKTPQPPPKTPRPSPEAQTVKSTTKHSPKAPKKRTPDKVVEAEEITEAKDSKKKRTPKDKPTPPPPVVDDTGSGLDNGPPAAPTPQPNQVTTTLQMTTVAPPATSKESNKVTSKETTTTNEKETSTAAKETSVVTKEVTSTDKQTSATAKETTTSAKETLTTETTAAAKDPKPTPKDPEPTPKDPEPTPKDPEPTPKEPKPTPKDTKPTPEDPKPTPKDTKPTPEDPKPTPKDTKPTPEDPKPTPKDTKPTPEDPKPTPKDTKPTPKDPEPIPKDPKPTPKDTKPTPEEPKPTPKDTKPTPEDPKPIPEEPKPTPKDPKPTPEDPKPTPKDSKPTPEDSKPTPEEPKPTPKDPKPTLEEPKPTPKDTKPTPEDPKPTPEEPKPTPKDPKPTPEDPKPTPKDTKSTPEDSKLTPEEPKPTPKDPKPIPEDPKPTPKDSKPTPEDSKPTPEEPKPTPKDPKPTPEEAKPTPKDPKPTLEEPKPTPKDTKSTPEDPKPTPEEPKPTPKDLKPTPEDPKPIPKDSKPIPEDSKPTPEEPKPTPKDPKPTPEEPKPTPKDPKPTPKDPKPTPEEPKPTPKDPKPTPEDSKPTPEEPKPTPEEPKPTPKDTKSTPEDPKPTPEEPKPTPKDLKPTPEDPKPIPKDSKPTPEDPKPTPEEPKPTPKDPKPTPKDPKPTPEEPKPTPKDPKPTPEDSKPTPEEPKPTPEEPKPTPKDPKPTPEDSKPTPKDPKPTPEEAKPTSKDPKPIPEEPKPTPKDPKVTPEDPKPTPKDPKATPEDPKPTPKDPKATPEDPKPTPKDPKATPEDPKPTPKDPKATPEDPKPTPKDPKATPEDPKPTPKDPKATPEDPKPTPKDPKATPEDPKPTPKDPKATPEDPKPTPKDPKATPEDPKPTPKDSKPTPEDSKPTPEEPKPTPEEPKPTPEEPKPTPEEPKPTPKDPKATPEDPKPTPKDPKPTPEAPEPFPKNTASVPTTPEVTTIAKDKIAEKDTPTPPETTIIPPKVTSTTTKVTTRTVSSPKVTTTTAKETTTKAEETATVTDDETPKVTTPTPKKPSPKVTTTTKETTTTTKETTPAPDETTTTPKVTPKPKTTTVPKVTATTTKQTTTTTKETTPVPDETTTTPKVTPKPKTTTVPKVTATTTKQTTTTTKETTPVPDETTTAPKVTPKPKTTTVPKVTATTTKQTTTTTKETTPVPDETTTTPKVTPKPKRTTVPKVTTPKPVKTKETTTKAKKTTIVPTPAPKVTNKKTTSAPKEPVTTPKIPTSEETSITARPNRRPNSEITTSLTIPEVTPKNENLNIFEQEKPYLNPRPPVFIPGSSIYGGRPSQGIGNIPFLPDETNLCNGKPVDGLTTLRNGTLVAFRGHYFWLLNPFTPPSPARRITAVWGIPSPIDTVFTRCNCEGKTFFFKDSQYWRFTNDVKDPGYPKPIVKGFGGLNGKIVAALSIAKHKNRPESVYFFKKGGSIQQYTYQQEPTKKCSRRSTINYSVYGQPAQFRRRRYERAIMPSQTHTIRINVSPVRVTYKKGFLHNEAKVNTVWRGLPNIITSAIALPNVRKSDGYDYYAFSKDRYYNIDVPSRTANLIVTRSGQTLANAWYKCP, from the exons AGCTTTCCTGTAAAGGCCGTTGCTTTGAGTCATTTGccagagggagagaatgtgattGTGATGCTGCCTGTAAGAAGTATGGCAAGTGCTGTTCAGATTATGAGGACTTCTGTGAAGAAG tacataatccaacaatacgaCCACCATCTCCAAAGACTCCTCAGCCACCTCCAAAGACTCCACGGCCATCTCCAGAAGCTCAGACTGTCAAATCAACAACTAAACATTCCCCCAAAGCTCCCAAGAAGAGGACCCCTGACAAAGTGGTAGAAGCAGAGGAAATAACAGAAG CTAAAGATTCAAAGAAGAAGAGAACCCCCAAAGACAAGCCTACTCCACCGCCTCCAGTCGTAGATGATACAGGAAGTGGATTAGACAATGGACCCCCTGCTGCTCCTACCCCCCAGCCCAATCAAGTCACCACAACACTCCAAATGACGACAGTAGCACCACCAGCAACTTCTAAGGAGAGTAATAAGGTCACATCTAAAGAGACAACTACAACAAATGAAAAGGAGACATCAACAGCTGCTAAGGAGACCTCAGTTGTAACAAAAGAGGTGACTAGCACAGACAAACAGACCTCAGCTACAGCAAAAGAGACAACTACTTCTGCAAAAGAAACACTGACTACAGAGACAACGGCAGCTGCTAAAGACCCTAAGCCCACACCCAAGGACCCTGAGCCCACACCCAAGGACCCTGAGCCCACACCCAAGGACCCTGAGCCCACACCCAAGGAACCTAAACCCACACCCAAAGATACCAAACCTACACCTGAGGACCCCAAGCCAACACCCAAAGATACCAAACCTACACCTGAGGACCCCAAGCCAACACCCAAAGATACCAAACCTACACCTGAGGACCCCAAGCCAACACCCAAAGATACCAAACCTACACCTGAGGACCCCAAGCCAACACCCAAAGATACCAAACCTACACCCAAGGACCCTGAGCCTATACCCAAGGATCCTAAGCCCACACCCAAAGATACCAAACCTACACCTGAGGAACCAAAACCCACACCCAAAGATACCAAACCTACACCTGAGGACCCTAAACCTATACCTGAGGAACCTAAACCCACACCCAAAGACCCCAAACCTACACCTGAGGACCCCAAGCCAACACCCAAAGACTCCAAACCTACACCTGAGGACTCTAAACCTACACCTGAGGAACCTAAACCCACACCCAAAGACCCCAAACCTACACTTGAGGAACCTAAACCCACACCCAAAGATACCAAACCTACACCTGAGGACCCTAAACCTACACCTGAGGAACCTAAACCCACACCCAAAGACCCCAAACCTACACCTGAGGACCCCAAGCCAACACCCAAAGATACCAAATCTACACCTGAGGACTCTAAACTTACACCTGAGGAACCTAAACCCACACCCAAAGACCCCAAACCTATACCTGAGGACCCCAAGCCAACACCCAAAGACTCTAAACCTACACCTGAGGACTCTAAACCTACACCTGAGGAACCTAAACCCACACCCAAAGACCCCAAACCTACACCTGAGGAAGCTAAACCCACACCCAAAGACCCCAAACCTACACTTGAGGAACCTAAACCCACACCCAAAGATACCAAATCTACACCTGAGGACCCTAAACCTACACCTGAGGAACCTAAACCCACACCCAAAGACCTCAAACCTACACCTGAGGACCCCAAGCCAATACCCAAAGACTCCAAACCTATACCTGAGGACTCTAAACCTACACCTGAGGAACCTAAACCCACACCCAAAGACCCCAAACCTACACCTGAGGAACCTAAACCCACACCCAAAGACCCTAAACCTACACCCAAAGACCCCAAACCTACACCTGAGGAGCCCAAGCCAACACCCAAAGACCCCAAACCTACACCTGAGGACTCTAAACCTACACCTGAGGAACCTAAACCTACACCTGAGGAACCTAAACCCACACCCAAAGATACCAAATCTACACCTGAGGACCCTAAACCTACACCTGAGGAACCTAAACCCACACCCAAAGACCTCAAACCTACACCTGAGGACCCCAAGCCAATACCCAAAGACTCCAAACCTACACCTGAGGACCCTAAACCTACACCTGAGGAACCTAAACCCACACCCAAAGACCCTAAACCTACACCCAAAGACCCCAAACCTACACCTGAGGAGCCCAAGCCAACACCCAAAGACCCCAAACCTACACCTGAGGACTCTAAACCTACACCTGAGGAACCTAAACCTACACCTGAGGAACCTAAACCCACACCCAAAGACCCTAAACCTACACCTGAGGACTCTAAACCCACACCCAAAGACCCCAAACCTACACCTGAGGAAGCTAAGCCCACATCCAAAGACCCCAAACCTATACCTGAGGAACCTAAGCCCACACCCAAAGACCCCAAAGTTACACCTGAGGACCCTAAACCCACACCCAAAGACCCCAAAGCTACACCTGAGGACCCTAAACCCACACCCAAAGACCCCAAAGCTACACCTGAGGACCCTAAACCCACACCCAAAGACCCCAAAGCTACACCTGAGGACCCTAAACCCACACCCAAAGACCCCAAAGCTACACCTGAGGACCCTAAACCCACACCCAAAGACCCCAAAGCTACACCTGAGGACCCTAAACCCACACCCAAAGACCCCAAAGCTACACCTGAGGACCCTAAACCCACACCCAAAGACCCCAAAGCTACACCTGAGGACCCTAAACCCACACCCAAAGACCCCAAAGCTACACCTGAGGACCCTAAACCCACACCCAAAGACCCCAAAGCTACACCTGAGGACCCTAAACCCACACCCAAAGACTCCAAACCTACACCTGAGGACTCTAAACCTACACCTGAGGAACCTAAACCTACACCTGAGGAACCTAAACCTACACCTGAGGAACCTAAACCTACACCTGAGGAACCTAAACCCACACCCAAAGACCCCAAAGCTACACCTGAGGACCCTAAACCCACACCCAAAGACCCCAAACCTACACCTGAGGCCCCGGAACCATTCCCTAAAAACACAGCTTCTGTGCCTACTACACCTGAAGTGACTACAATTGCTAAGGATAAAATCGCTGAAAAAGACACACCTACTCCTCCAGAAACTACAATTATTCCACCTAAGGTGACAAGTACAACCACTAAAGTGACAACGAGAACAGTCAGTTCACCAAAAGTGACAACTACTACTGCTAAAGAGACAACTACTAAAGCTGAAGAAACAGCTACTgtaacagatgatgaaactccTAAAGTGACAACTCCTACACCTAAAAAGCCAAGCCCTAAAGTGACAACTACAACTAAAGAGACAACCACAACAACCAAAGAGACAACTCCGGCACCAGATGAGACTACTACTACCCCCAAAGTGACCCCTAAGCCTAAAACAACTACTGTCCCTAAAGTGACAGCTACCACAACTAAACAGACAACCACAACAACCAAAGAGACAACTCCGGTACCAGATGAGACTACTACTACCCCCAAAGTGACCCCTAAGCCTAAAACAACTACTGTCCCTAAAGTGACAGCTACCACAACTAAACAGACAACCACAACAACCAAAGAGACAACTCCGGTACCAGATGAGACTACTACTGCCCCCAAAGTGACCCCTAAGCCTAAAACAACTACTGTCCCTAAAGTGACAGCTACCACAACTAAACAGACAACCACAACAACCAAAGAGACAACTCCAGTACCAGATGAGACTACTACTACCCCCAAAGTGACCCCTAAGCCTAAAAGAACTACTGTCCCTAAAGTGACAACACCAAAACCAGTGAAGACAAAAGAGACAACCACGAAAGCTAAGAAAACAACCATTGTTCCAACTCCTGCCCCTAAAGTGACCAATAAGAAGACTACATCTGCACCTAAGGAACCAGTAACTACACCTAAAATCCCAACAAGTGAAGAGACATCAATCACTGCTAGACCCAACAGAAGGCCAAACTCTGAAATCACAACCTCTCTTACCATACCAGAAGTCActccaaaaaatgaaaatttaaatatttttgaacaggaAAAGCCTTACCTGAATCCTCGGCCTCCTGTATTTATTCCAGGTTCTAGCATCTATGGGGGAAGACCCAGTCAAGGCATTGGTAACATCCCATTTCTTCCAG ATGAGACTAACTTATGCAATGGGAAGCCAGTAGATGGACTGACTACTTTGCGCAATGGGACACTGGTTGCATTTCGAG GTCATTATTTCTGGTTGTTGAATCCATTCACTCCACCATCACCAGCTCGTAGAATTACTGCGGTTTGGGGTATCCCTTCTCCCATAGACACTGTCTTTACTAGATGTAACTGTGaaggaaaaactttcttttttaag GATTCTCAGTACTGGCGATTCACCAATGATGTAAAAGATCCGGGTTATCCTAAACCAATTGTTAAAGGATTTGGAGGTCTAAATGGGAAAATAGTGGCAGCTTTATCAATAGCAAAGCACAAAAACAGGCCGGAATCTGTGTATTTCTTCAAGAAAG GTGGCTCCATTCAACAGTATACTTACCAACAGGAACCAACTAAAAAGTGTTCTAGAAGATCCACTATAAACTATTCAGTTTATGGACAACCCGCTCAATTCAGGAGGCGTCGTTATGAGCGGGCTATCATGCCCTCCCAAACACATACCATTAGAATAAACGTTTCACCTGTCAGAGTCACATATAAAAAAG GTTTCCTGCATAATGAAGCTAAAGTGAATACAGTTTGGAGAGGCCTTCCAAACATCATTACCTCAGCTATAGCACTGCCTAACGTTAGAAAATCTGATGGCTACGATTACTATGCCTTTTCTAAAG ATCGATATTACAACATTGATGTGCCTAGCAGAACAGCAAACTTAATCGTCACTCGTTCTGGACAGACATTAGCCAATGCCTGGTATAAATGTCCTTAA